The DNA window atccgaggtaattcctgaaCTGAATGTTATTGAGAATCCAGTTATTACTGACCCGGTTGATACAGAACCCCAAGGGGAGGATAACACTGTGGATGGAGACACCGGGAGATACGTGCTTCCTTTTCGAAGTACAAAAGGGATCCCGACCAAAAGATATTCCCCTGAAAAGATAGGGAAGAAAAGTCGTTATGGGGTGGTGAACTTCGTACAAGGAAATCTGACTAAAATGGCTCGAGCATTTGAGGCTGCACTatacgaagaagaagagatcccTCAAACAGCTGAGGAGGCAATGAAGCATAAGAAGTGGAGGGAAGCAATGCTTATTAAAATGAAAGCCCTGATGAACAATAGTACGTGGGTTAAAAGCAAGTTACCTGAAGGAGCTAGAACTGTCGGGTACAGATGGGTATTCACGATAAAAAGAAGACCATATGGGACAATAGAGAGATACAAAGCACGACTCGTGGTGAAGGGATACACCCAGACGTATGGTGTGGActatgctgaaacattctccCCAGTGGCTAAGATTAATACCGTGCGGGTGTTGTTTTTGATTGCTGCTAATAAGGATTGGCCGCTCCACCAGTTCGATGTGACGAATGCATTCCTGCACGGAGAGTTACCAAAGCCAGTATTCATGGAACCACCACATGGGTTCACCGAAGACTTTTTTGATGGGGAAGTGTGCCAGCTCAAAAAGACACTGTACGGGTTGAAGCCGTCACCGCGAGCATGGTTTGAGAGATTTacagaagtgatgaagaagtacgagtACGAACAGAGTAATTCAGATCATACTTTGTTTATCAAGAAAAGAGGGGGGAAGATCACATGTCTGATTatatatgtagacgacatgatcattactggaaatgatgaggaggagatagCCGAACTAAGGAAGAACTTATTCcatgagtttgagatgaaggatcttggtcTCCTTAAGTACTTCTTGGGGATAGAGGTGCTAAGGTCAAAGAAAAGGATCTTCATAAATCAGAGGAAGTATATACTTGACTTATTGGCCGAGATAGGAATGATTGATTGCAAACCAACAAATACTCCTATGTCACAAAATCATGGATTGCAGATGAAGGAAGGCGCGAAATTGACCGATAGGGGGACACATCAGAGGCTAGTCGGTAAGCTCATCTACCTTTCCCATACACGACCAGACATTGCATATGCGGTTGGAGTAGTGAGTCAGTTTATACACTCACCACAAGAGGAGCATTGGGAAGCTGTGTTAAGAATTGTCAAATACCTGAAGGGAACAGCCGAGCATGGACTTATGTTTTGAGAAGCATGGTCACATGAAGATACACGGTttcactgatgcagattgggcagggaatCCGAATGATCGAAGGCCTACCGCCAGATACTTTACCTTTGTAGGAGGTAACCTTatgacatggagaagtaagaatcAAAAGGTAGTAGCACTGTCTAGTGCAGAGGCAGAGTTCCGGGGAATCAAGAGTGGACTGACAGAGGTGCTATGGCTGCGGAGACTTATGACCGAGTTGGATCTCCGGTCCGCCCTTCCTTGTAGACTATTTTGTGACAACAAGGCGGCTATCAGTATCTCTGAAAACCCGGCACAACATGATAGAACAAAGCACATAGAAGTAGATAGgcacttcataaaggagaatCTCGAAGCAAAGGTGGTGGAAATGCCTTACGTCAAGTCCGAAGATCAACTGACAGATATCTTGACGAAGGCAATAAATTCGAAGTCATTTCGAGAAGTACTAGGCAAGCTAAGCATTGAGAATCccatcacttaacttgagggggagtgttagaatgaGATCGCATAATATCAGGagaatattatatgattgatatGAGAATATATTTTGCCTAAATTATAGAGAGCAATTATTGTAAATTTAGGTTTACCATATATGTAGAATACCTATCCTATAAATATGTAGTCTCTGTaacatattattcattcaatacAAAAGGAAAACTTGTCCCACCAATCTTAACAAATTCAATATATTAGGAATTGAAGGCAACAACAATATATATAGAGGCAAACAATTGTATCAAATAAACATATTTCTACCTGCCTTCAACTATAGAAATAGAGACATCATTTACAGAACCTTTACTTGACCTCTTGGTACATGACTCTACGGATTGAGAGCTACGCAACCCATGAAACGCTGGCTGCTTTGGTCGAGGAAGCTCCGCAATCTCACTGCTAAGCATCGACAACACTGTAGACGTGTTAGGCCTGTCTGCTGCCATTTCTTGCACACACAACAGACCTACATTTGCGTATCGAACAATATCATCTTCCATTCCACAATCCCATATGCCTGCATCCAACAAGTTCACTATCTTTCCTTCATTCCACAATTTCCATGCCTGTTTCATATCCAAAACATAACAAAAACTTATTATGAAAGAATATTAAGTATAAATATACTACATTCTCCAGAACAAAGTAACTTACATGAGCTGTAAGGAAGAGTTGTTGATCATCAAAACTGGAGTTTTTCTTTCCACTCACAATCTCCAATAGTAGGACCCCGAAGCTATACACGTCCAATTTTTCAGAGAATATTCCACGTGATGCATATTCCGGGGGCATATAGCCACTGCAACCAATCCATGATCAGAATGTCAAAAAAGAAATCTgtttctaaaaatatttttcttgaatGAGGCAATCAATAAGTTCTCACAATGTCCCAACAACTCTTGTCGTGTTAGCTTGGTCATCCTTTCCACCAAAAATCCTTGCCATACCAAAATCGGAAATTTTGGGGCTAAACGCCTCATCCAACAAGATATTACTTGCCTTAAGATCTCTGTGAATGATCTTTAACCTTGAATCCTGATGTAGGTAAAGCAGGCCTCGACAAATCCCCTCAATAATAACTTTTCGTGTTTTCCAACTAAGAAGTTTATGCGTATGTGAACCTGAGAAATGTTACTATCACTGACCAAAGAcgaaatgaattgaattttgttAGACGAAGTGAAACTTGAGCATCACAGACATACCAAAGAGATAAGCGTCCAAGCTTCCATTGGGCATATATTCATAAACAAGCATTTTTTCTTCGGACTCGACACAGCAGCCAAGAAGTCTAACAAGATTGCGATGTTGAAGCCTTGAAATCACCTCAACCTCATTCATGAACTCCTCCACCCCTTGGTTAGAGGATCTTGCTAGTCTTTTTACAGCAATTTCTACTCCATTAGGTAATCGCCCCTGAGAAGCGAGAACAGAATCACATTTCTTCATATTGAGTACCAAAACTGGTATATATATGTAAATcttgaaaaagaagaaaaattacTTTGTAAACTAGACCAAAGCCACCTTGTCCAAGCTTATTCACAGGGTTAAAATTTTCTGTTGCATTTGAGAGTATCATAAATCTAAATGTAGGTAACTCCTCAAGTTTAACACCATGCTTAACCTGTTTGAGTGTGCTTTCTTCCGAATAGCCTGCATTATTTCGAATAAAGTGCGGAGTGTGTAAGAGAGCGATATGTGAAAGAGGACGTAAAGTAAAACACGAACATATTACCTCTGTAACTTAACAAATATTCCAGCAAAAAATATGCACATACAGCAACAGGTATAAACCCCAAAGTCACTGCTGCCACAATAATTGCTATGTGATATTGCTTCTTATCTGCTGAGAATCACAGGAGACAAATGTTGTACAACTTATTAAGCAATCAAAACATTACAATGAGATGAATTACCTAGTTCTGAATGTGCCAACCGAATGTGCAAGTCATCGCCACCATCAGCAAACTTCTGAGTATCAGTTAAGTTCTGAGTCCATCGCAGACATCCGATTCCAGGAGGATATGCATAAGCTATACATGAACAATCAATCAAGCACCAGTCCCTGCATTCTTCTCCAGATAAGCGAAACAATCTGAAATGATCCGGCAACTTCACTCTCTCCACCTTTAGAAACTCATCTTGATTACCAGCAAAATTGTTCTGTTCACACTGTAGTCGAGTTTTCCTAGTGCATCCACTCGTCCAGTTTCCCGCCTCCCACTCGTCTTTGCTTCTAGGCACGAAGCCCCGAATACAGGAACATATCGGCATGTCTTGAGCATCACAACTTCCAAAAGGTCCACACTTACCATAAACATCACACTCGTTACTTGTTGATGACCACGTCACGTCCCATCTTTTCTTCTCATCAGACCACACCTTCTGCTCTACTCTCCCTGAAGAGTTCAAGAAAACGTATACCAAAACAGATGAATTTGCAAGCATTAGTGTCTGATACGGAGTTCCTGGATAATCACTGACGACCTTAACTCCATAACCATATTGTGAGCTCATGTTCGGAATCCCAGTGTATTTCTGACCATTCCACGGACCAGTACGCCAGCAAGGATTACCATCCTTCCGAACAAACGACTGAGGTACGTCGAAAGGCTCTATAGTTAAGGAGAAACTTCCAGGTGCCGGATCATCAGGACTTGTCCATGATGTCAGTACATTCTCCTCGTCCCTTATCGTATCCGGAACAATTTTCATCTTCTCTAACCAGGAATCGCAAGCATGTTCGAAGCTCTCCCAAACATATGCACCATTGGAGTTATCTTGCAGAACCAGATTCCCTGTATCCAAGAGCACGGCACTAGAATTTGCCACAGAAGATGAAATATTAGTCGACCACACAATCTCCTTCCGACCATCCAAGATCACGAGATTGCCATCTGATGATATCTGAAATGTTCCAGATAAATCATTGAGAGGCTTGTTTCTATTAGCCACCCATACAACAGTCATCACCGGGAGATTGTACATGATACCGAGGTAAC is part of the Salvia splendens isolate huo1 chromosome 22, SspV2, whole genome shotgun sequence genome and encodes:
- the LOC121787131 gene encoding G-type lectin S-receptor-like serine/threonine-protein kinase At1g11300 isoform X6; this translates as MGIRFGYFVLQLIFTCFFTFSSAIDTINANESLANSEALISNGNRFKLSFFSPSNSSRRYLGIMYNLPVMTVVWVANRNKPLNDLSGTFQISSDGNLVILDGRKEIVWSTNISSSVANSSAVLLDTGNLVLQDNSNGAYVWESFEHACDSWLEKMKIVPDTIRDEENVLTSWTSPDDPAPGSFSLTIEPFDVPQSFVRKDGNPCWRTGPWNGQKYTGIPNMSSQYGYGVKVVSDYPGTPYQTLMLANSSVLVYVFLNSSGRVEQKVWSDEKKRWDVTWSSTSNECDVYGKCGPFGSCDAQDMPICSCIRGFVPRSKDEWEAGNWTSGCTRKTRLQCEQNNFAGNQDEFLKVERVKLPDHFRLFRLSGEECRDWCLIDCSCIAYAYPPGIGCLRWTQNLTDTQKFADGGDDLHIRLAHSELADKKQYHIAIIVAAVTLGFIPVAVCAYFLLEYLLSYRGYSEESTLKQVKHGVKLEELPTFRFMILSNATENFNPVNKLGQGGFGLVYKGRLPNGVEIAVKRLARSSNQGVEEFMNEVEVISRLQHRNLVRLLGCCVESEEKMLVYEYMPNGSLDAYLFVGKHEKLLLRGFVEACFTYIRIQG
- the LOC121787131 gene encoding G-type lectin S-receptor-like serine/threonine-protein kinase At1g11300 isoform X4 gives rise to the protein MLYSSTFFCWRFFRFKLSFFSPSNSSRRYLGIMYNLPVMTVVWVANRNKPLNDLSGTFQISSDGNLVILDGRKEIVWSTNISSSVANSSAVLLDTGNLVLQDNSNGAYVWESFEHACDSWLEKMKIVPDTIRDEENVLTSWTSPDDPAPGSFSLTIEPFDVPQSFVRKDGNPCWRTGPWNGQKYTGIPNMSSQYGYGVKVVSDYPGTPYQTLMLANSSVLVYVFLNSSGRVEQKVWSDEKKRWDVTWSSTSNECDVYGKCGPFGSCDAQDMPICSCIRGFVPRSKDEWEAGNWTSGCTRKTRLQCEQNNFAGNQDEFLKVERVKLPDHFRLFRLSGEECRDWCLIDCSCIAYAYPPGIGCLRWTQNLTDTQKFADGGDDLHIRLAHSELADKKQYHIAIIVAAVTLGFIPVAVCAYFLLEYLLSYRGYSEESTLKQVKHGVKLEELPTFRFMILSNATENFNPVNKLGQGGFGLVYKGRLPNGVEIAVKRLARSSNQGVEEFMNEVEVISRLQHRNLVRLLGCCVESEEKMLVYEYMPNGSLDAYLFGSHTHKLLSWKTRKVIIEGICRGLLYLHQDSRLKIIHRDLKASNILLDEAFSPKISDFGMARIFGGKDDQANTTRVVGTFGYMPPEYASRGIFSEKLDVYSFGVLLLEIVSGKKNSSFDDQQLFLTAHAWKLWNEGKIVNLLDAGIWDCGMEDDIVRYANVGLLCVQEMAADRPNTSTVLSMLSSEIAELPRPKQPAFHGLRSSQSVESCTKRSSKGSVNDVSISIVEGR
- the LOC121787131 gene encoding G-type lectin S-receptor-like serine/threonine-protein kinase At1g11300 isoform X3, with protein sequence MGIRFGYFVLQLIFTCFFTFSSAIDTINANESLANSEALISNGNRFKLSFFSPSNSSRRYLGIMYNLPVMTVVWVANRNKPLNDLSGTFQISSDGNLVILDGRKEIVWSTNISSSVANSSAVLLDTGNLVLQDNSNGAYVWESFEHACDSWLEKMKIVPDTIRDEENVLTSWTSPDDPAPGSFSLTIEPFDVPQSFVRKDGNPCWRTGPWNGQKYTGIPNMSSQYGYGVKVVSDYPGTPYQTLMLANSSVLVYVFLNSSGRVEQKVWSDEKKRWDVTWSSTSNECDVYGKCGPFGSCDAQDMPICSCIRGFVPRSKDEWEAGNWTSGCTRKTRLQCEQNNFAGNQDEFLKVERVKLPDHFRLFRLSGEECRDWCLIDCSCIAYAYPPGIGCLRWTQNLTDTQKFADGGDDLHIRLAHSELVTLGFIPVAVCAYFLLEYLLSYRGYSEESTLKQVKHGVKLEELPTFRFMILSNATENFNPVNKLGQGGFGLVYKGRLPNGVEIAVKRLARSSNQGVEEFMNEVEVISRLQHRNLVRLLGCCVESEEKMLVYEYMPNGSLDAYLFGSHTHKLLSWKTRKVIIEGICRGLLYLHQDSRLKIIHRDLKASNILLDEAFSPKISDFGMARIFGGKDDQANTTRVVGTFGYMPPEYASRGIFSEKLDVYSFGVLLLEIVSGKKNSSFDDQQLFLTAHAWKLWNEGKIVNLLDAGIWDCGMEDDIVRYANVGLLCVQEMAADRPNTSTVLSMLSSEIAELPRPKQPAFHGLRSSQSVESCTKRSSKGSVNDVSISIVEGR
- the LOC121787131 gene encoding G-type lectin S-receptor-like serine/threonine-protein kinase At1g11300 isoform X2 — translated: MGIRFGYFVLQLIFTCFFTFSSAIDTINANESLANSEALISNGNRFKLSFFSPSNSSRRYLGIMYNLPVMTVVWVANRNKPLNDLSGTFQISSDGNLVILDGRKEIVWSTNISSSVANSSAVLLDTGNLVLQDNSNGAYVWESFEHACDSWLEKMKIVPDTIRDEENVLTSWTSPDDPAPGSFSLTIEPFDVPQSFVRKDGNPCWRTGPWNGQKYTGIPNMSSQYGYGVKVVSDYPGTPYQTLMLANSSVLVYVFLNSSGRVEQKVWSDEKKRWDVTWSSTSNECDVYGKCGPFGSCDAQDMPICSCIRGFVPRSKDEWEAGNWTSGCTRKTRLQCEQNNFAGNQDEFLKVERVKLPDHFRLFRLSGEECRDWCLIDCSCIAYAYPPGIGCLRWTQNLTDTQKFADGGDDLHIRLAHSELDKKQYHIAIIVAAVTLGFIPVAVCAYFLLEYLLSYRGYSEESTLKQVKHGVKLEELPTFRFMILSNATENFNPVNKLGQGGFGLVYKGRLPNGVEIAVKRLARSSNQGVEEFMNEVEVISRLQHRNLVRLLGCCVESEEKMLVYEYMPNGSLDAYLFGSHTHKLLSWKTRKVIIEGICRGLLYLHQDSRLKIIHRDLKASNILLDEAFSPKISDFGMARIFGGKDDQANTTRVVGTFGYMPPEYASRGIFSEKLDVYSFGVLLLEIVSGKKNSSFDDQQLFLTAHAWKLWNEGKIVNLLDAGIWDCGMEDDIVRYANVGLLCVQEMAADRPNTSTVLSMLSSEIAELPRPKQPAFHGLRSSQSVESCTKRSSKGSVNDVSISIVEGR
- the LOC121787131 gene encoding G-type lectin S-receptor-like serine/threonine-protein kinase At1g11330 isoform X5, whose translation is MYNLPVMTVVWVANRNKPLNDLSGTFQISSDGNLVILDGRKEIVWSTNISSSVANSSAVLLDTGNLVLQDNSNGAYVWESFEHACDSWLEKMKIVPDTIRDEENVLTSWTSPDDPAPGSFSLTIEPFDVPQSFVRKDGNPCWRTGPWNGQKYTGIPNMSSQYGYGVKVVSDYPGTPYQTLMLANSSVLVYVFLNSSGRVEQKVWSDEKKRWDVTWSSTSNECDVYGKCGPFGSCDAQDMPICSCIRGFVPRSKDEWEAGNWTSGCTRKTRLQCEQNNFAGNQDEFLKVERVKLPDHFRLFRLSGEECRDWCLIDCSCIAYAYPPGIGCLRWTQNLTDTQKFADGGDDLHIRLAHSELADKKQYHIAIIVAAVTLGFIPVAVCAYFLLEYLLSYRGYSEESTLKQVKHGVKLEELPTFRFMILSNATENFNPVNKLGQGGFGLVYKGRLPNGVEIAVKRLARSSNQGVEEFMNEVEVISRLQHRNLVRLLGCCVESEEKMLVYEYMPNGSLDAYLFGSHTHKLLSWKTRKVIIEGICRGLLYLHQDSRLKIIHRDLKASNILLDEAFSPKISDFGMARIFGGKDDQANTTRVVGTFGYMPPEYASRGIFSEKLDVYSFGVLLLEIVSGKKNSSFDDQQLFLTAHAWKLWNEGKIVNLLDAGIWDCGMEDDIVRYANVGLLCVQEMAADRPNTSTVLSMLSSEIAELPRPKQPAFHGLRSSQSVESCTKRSSKGSVNDVSISIVEGR
- the LOC121787131 gene encoding G-type lectin S-receptor-like serine/threonine-protein kinase At1g11300 isoform X1: MGIRFGYFVLQLIFTCFFTFSSAIDTINANESLANSEALISNGNRFKLSFFSPSNSSRRYLGIMYNLPVMTVVWVANRNKPLNDLSGTFQISSDGNLVILDGRKEIVWSTNISSSVANSSAVLLDTGNLVLQDNSNGAYVWESFEHACDSWLEKMKIVPDTIRDEENVLTSWTSPDDPAPGSFSLTIEPFDVPQSFVRKDGNPCWRTGPWNGQKYTGIPNMSSQYGYGVKVVSDYPGTPYQTLMLANSSVLVYVFLNSSGRVEQKVWSDEKKRWDVTWSSTSNECDVYGKCGPFGSCDAQDMPICSCIRGFVPRSKDEWEAGNWTSGCTRKTRLQCEQNNFAGNQDEFLKVERVKLPDHFRLFRLSGEECRDWCLIDCSCIAYAYPPGIGCLRWTQNLTDTQKFADGGDDLHIRLAHSELADKKQYHIAIIVAAVTLGFIPVAVCAYFLLEYLLSYRGYSEESTLKQVKHGVKLEELPTFRFMILSNATENFNPVNKLGQGGFGLVYKGRLPNGVEIAVKRLARSSNQGVEEFMNEVEVISRLQHRNLVRLLGCCVESEEKMLVYEYMPNGSLDAYLFGSHTHKLLSWKTRKVIIEGICRGLLYLHQDSRLKIIHRDLKASNILLDEAFSPKISDFGMARIFGGKDDQANTTRVVGTFGYMPPEYASRGIFSEKLDVYSFGVLLLEIVSGKKNSSFDDQQLFLTAHAWKLWNEGKIVNLLDAGIWDCGMEDDIVRYANVGLLCVQEMAADRPNTSTVLSMLSSEIAELPRPKQPAFHGLRSSQSVESCTKRSSKGSVNDVSISIVEGR